In the Flavobacterium sp. J372 genome, one interval contains:
- a CDS encoding LD-carboxypeptidase translates to MSSPPNLKPHDRVGIVSTAKRTEPHEIEQGLAVLKSWGLVPVIGQNAFNEYGFLAGTDAERLADLQQMLDDENIKAIFFTKGGYGTLRIIDGINWDKFRENPKWLVGYSDITLLHCHVHNFGIQSLHGVMLQGYAKATFESTDSILKILFGEGLEYKIPAGVYNRVHSRSNSSQSGLTNSDVISGTLVGGNLSMLYAVLGSESDIDTNGKILFIEDIDEYRYHYDRMLMSLKRAGKLSGLKALIVGDMTDIKESTLPWGRDYREITLEHFDCPVYFDFPAGHISDNRALLMGSQVTITPGETISIKFHQ, encoded by the coding sequence TTGAGCTCACCCCCAAACCTCAAACCCCACGACCGCGTAGGCATTGTAAGCACTGCCAAACGTACTGAACCCCACGAAATAGAGCAGGGGCTGGCCGTGCTGAAAAGCTGGGGACTCGTGCCTGTAATAGGGCAAAATGCTTTTAATGAATATGGTTTCCTGGCAGGGACGGATGCCGAACGCCTGGCCGACTTGCAGCAAATGCTCGATGATGAAAATATCAAAGCTATATTCTTTACCAAAGGAGGCTACGGTACGCTGCGCATTATCGATGGAATCAACTGGGATAAGTTCAGGGAAAATCCGAAATGGCTGGTGGGCTATAGCGATATCACATTGCTGCATTGCCATGTGCACAATTTCGGGATACAATCGCTTCATGGCGTAATGCTTCAGGGCTATGCGAAGGCTACGTTTGAGTCTACAGATTCCATCCTAAAAATTTTGTTCGGCGAAGGGCTGGAATATAAAATTCCTGCTGGGGTATATAATAGAGTTCACAGTCGCAGTAACAGTTCACAGTCGGGTTTGACTAATAGCGATGTGATATCCGGAACGCTTGTGGGCGGAAACCTCTCTATGCTATATGCTGTTTTGGGTTCAGAATCAGATATTGACACCAACGGCAAAATACTTTTTATCGAGGATATTGACGAGTATCGTTATCATTACGACCGCATGCTTATGTCACTTAAACGTGCTGGTAAATTATCGGGGCTTAAAGCTTTGATTGTAGGAGATATGACCGATATTAAAGAATCTACTTTACCGTGGGGCAGGGACTATCGTGAAATCACACTGGAGCATTTTGACTGCCCTGTATATTTCGACTTCCCGGCAGGGCACATAAGTGATAACAGGGCGCTGCTGATGGGTAGCCAAGTTACCATTACCCCGGGCGAAACAATTTCAATTAAATTCCATCAATAG